Proteins encoded by one window of Candidatus Odinarchaeum yellowstonii:
- a CDS encoding DNA-directed RNA polymerase subunit E'' produces the protein MKERACKTCRRIIKAQVCPTCKTYTLSYDYDGLVIINDYQNSQIAEKLNINENGKYALKVR, from the coding sequence TTGAAGGAGCGCGCATGTAAAACATGTAGGAGAATAATAAAAGCTCAAGTCTGCCCGACTTGTAAAACTTACACGTTATCATATGATTACGACGGGCTTGTGATTATAAACGACTATCAGAATTCTCAAATCGCTGAAAAATTAAATATCAACGAAAACGGTAAATACGCTTTGAAGGTAAGATAG
- a CDS encoding GTP-dependent dephospho-CoA kinase family protein — translation MKTLKITPHLRDYLKKPLGKLIRLKNVNQIKKLLNELDKYQPVKIISVGDVVTESLLKNRITPDLYIIDGKTLRNEFKSTLISECNLKIINKPGTINSTAWTVIKSCLEQTGKKGLLVEGEEDLLVLPSVILAPLGAVVLYGQPNEGVVIIKVDLETKTTVKKILDLMEETADE, via the coding sequence GTGAAAACACTGAAGATTACACCGCACTTAAGAGATTACTTAAAAAAACCTTTAGGTAAGCTGATACGATTAAAAAATGTTAATCAAATAAAGAAGCTTCTGAACGAATTAGATAAATACCAACCAGTTAAAATAATAAGCGTAGGTGATGTAGTAACAGAATCCTTGTTAAAAAACAGAATCACCCCTGACCTTTATATTATAGATGGGAAAACTTTAAGAAACGAGTTCAAATCCACCCTCATATCTGAATGCAATCTAAAAATAATTAATAAACCTGGAACAATTAACTCCACAGCGTGGACTGTTATTAAAAGTTGCTTAGAGCAAACAGGAAAGAAAGGGTTATTAGTTGAAGGTGAGGAAGATTTATTAGTACTTCCGTCTGTTATACTAGCGCCGCTTGGAGCGGTGGTTCTCTACGGGCAGCCTAACGAAGGCGTTGTTATAATAAAAGTTGATCTTGAAACTAAAACAACCGTTAAAAAAATTTTAGATCTAATGGAGGAGACGGCTGATGAGTAA
- a CDS encoding 30S ribosomal protein S24e, whose product MSKDVEIKNDFKNPLLSRREMTLIISHLGEGTPNRLNIRKKIASKLGEEIDKVYVRKIIEQADNRCKVLAHVYDDKEIALKIEPDYIIKRNSEKQEEQVQSKPVGGEAKDKSEKEG is encoded by the coding sequence ATGAGTAAAGACGTCGAGATAAAAAATGACTTTAAAAACCCGTTGCTCAGTAGAAGAGAGATGACATTAATCATAAGCCATCTAGGTGAGGGTACACCAAACCGATTAAATATTAGAAAGAAAATCGCCTCTAAACTTGGTGAGGAAATCGATAAAGTATATGTTAGAAAAATAATTGAGCAAGCAGATAATCGGTGCAAAGTTTTAGCTCACGTATACGATGATAAAGAGATCGCTTTAAAAATAGAGCCTGATTATATTATAAAAAGAAACTCTGAGAAACAGGAAGAGCAGGTTCAAAGTAAACCCGTTGGCGGTGAGGCTAAAGATAAATCAGAAAAGGAGGGATAA
- a CDS encoding 30S ribosomal protein S27ae, which produces MSVKDYFKIEGDKVIRLKRNCPRCGPGTYMAEHSDRFSCGKCGWTVFKKQDKP; this is translated from the coding sequence GTGAGTGTTAAAGATTACTTTAAAATAGAAGGTGATAAAGTAATTCGTTTAAAAAGAAATTGTCCTCGCTGCGGCCCTGGAACATACATGGCTGAGCATAGTGATAGGTTTTCATGCGGTAAGTGCGGTTGGACTGTTTTTAAGAAGCAGGATAAACCGTGA
- a CDS encoding 30S ribosomal protein S3ae: protein MSKSGSSASKDQWAMKEFFTVVSPKYLGNIEIGQTMANSKEAVIGRVVETTLYDITGDISLIHVKIFLQITSVDGNKAYTIFKGHDLTRDYLRSLIRRGTTRIDGRFSVSTKDGYKMIISTIAFTNNRAKTSQEQAVRKIMKDIVYKKAGELNFEQFVQEAVLGKVASEIYNEAKKIVPLRKCEVRKSKLISLPQTPS, encoded by the coding sequence ATGTCTAAATCAGGAAGTTCAGCTTCAAAAGATCAATGGGCTATGAAGGAGTTTTTCACAGTAGTGTCACCTAAATACCTTGGAAATATTGAAATCGGGCAGACTATGGCGAACAGTAAAGAAGCGGTTATAGGAAGAGTGGTTGAGACAACTCTTTACGATATAACAGGTGACATCTCGCTGATTCATGTTAAAATATTTCTTCAAATAACAAGCGTTGACGGGAATAAAGCTTACACTATTTTTAAAGGCCATGATTTAACAAGAGACTACTTAAGAAGCTTGATTAGAAGAGGGACAACTAGGATTGATGGGAGGTTCAGCGTTTCTACAAAAGACGGGTATAAGATGATAATATCCACGATAGCTTTCACTAATAATAGGGCTAAAACAAGTCAAGAGCAGGCTGTGAGAAAAATAATGAAGGATATAGTTTACAAGAAGGCTGGTGAACTTAATTTTGAACAATTTGTACAGGAAGCAGTACTTGGTAAAGTAGCTTCTGAAATATATAATGAAGCTAAAAAAATAGTTCCACTCCGTAAATGCGAAGTGAGAAAAAGCAAGCTTATAAGTTTGCCACAAACTCCATCCTAA
- a CDS encoding DHH family phosphoesterase, with protein MSSSRYYSLLRSADSISGHIRDLISENKFFQIISHIDADGISAAGIISKALARENARFSVRIIKRLTVNEIKALSLNCENKAYFLLDMGSGLFEDIFQLLQDKTTVFIVDHHETSAHQESDAILELNPHLHGLNGSSEVSGAGASYILAKSLDKRNMDLSPLALVGAVGDVQDKGNQRTFTGLNNDIILSDAVNLNLVKVVKDILLFGSETRPIHLALKYTSDPFIEGLTGDEDKCIAFLTNLNIQLKKDGDWRTLSDLNQEEKVKLYSALVTYMLQIGYDTKVAEQLIGTKYIITSEEEGSTLRDIREYAYTLNACSRLGYPGLAVSLCLGDRSKPLLEAQTVINDYRQRISQYISWLKEPGRIKETGWLKIIHGEDVIDDRMIATIASIYSRITAQSENKVLVCFAYKNEGDGIKVSARGTDELVKKGLNLNQALKKTLGEMGLTENEAGGHDIAAGAEIPVGSEETFISYLNKIIRSQIGEV; from the coding sequence ATGTCGAGTAGTCGATATTATAGCCTGTTAAGAAGCGCTGATAGCATAAGCGGGCATATAAGAGACCTTATCTCCGAGAATAAGTTTTTTCAAATAATCTCTCATATAGACGCGGATGGTATTTCAGCTGCAGGTATAATCTCGAAGGCGCTGGCTAGGGAGAACGCTAGATTCAGCGTTAGAATAATTAAGCGTTTAACCGTTAATGAGATTAAAGCGTTAAGTTTGAACTGTGAAAATAAAGCTTATTTTTTACTAGATATGGGTAGCGGGCTTTTTGAAGATATATTTCAGCTTTTACAAGATAAAACAACGGTTTTCATCGTTGACCATCATGAAACATCAGCCCATCAAGAATCGGATGCAATACTAGAATTAAACCCGCATCTTCATGGATTAAATGGTTCAAGCGAGGTTAGCGGCGCAGGGGCAAGCTATATTCTAGCTAAATCATTAGATAAGCGGAATATGGATTTATCACCTCTAGCTTTAGTCGGAGCGGTTGGGGACGTTCAAGATAAAGGTAATCAACGCACTTTTACAGGCTTAAACAATGACATTATACTCAGCGATGCTGTGAACTTGAATCTCGTGAAAGTTGTTAAAGATATCTTATTATTCGGATCTGAGACGCGCCCCATTCATTTAGCGTTAAAATATACAAGCGACCCTTTTATAGAAGGTTTAACAGGGGATGAAGATAAATGCATAGCGTTCTTAACGAATCTTAATATACAGTTAAAAAAAGATGGGGATTGGCGGACTCTCTCAGATTTAAATCAAGAAGAAAAGGTGAAATTATACAGTGCTCTAGTCACCTATATGCTTCAAATAGGCTATGACACTAAGGTAGCTGAGCAGTTAATAGGCACAAAGTATATTATCACAAGTGAAGAAGAGGGGTCCACTCTGAGAGATATCAGAGAGTACGCTTACACGCTTAACGCTTGCAGTAGGCTAGGATACCCTGGGTTAGCTGTTTCCCTATGCCTTGGAGATAGATCTAAACCTCTTTTAGAAGCTCAAACCGTTATAAACGATTACAGGCAGAGAATATCCCAGTATATAAGCTGGCTTAAAGAGCCGGGTAGAATAAAAGAAACAGGCTGGTTGAAAATAATACACGGTGAAGATGTTATAGATGATAGAATGATCGCTACAATCGCCTCAATATATTCTAGGATCACAGCGCAGAGTGAAAATAAGGTGCTAGTATGCTTCGCTTATAAAAATGAAGGAGACGGAATTAAAGTTTCAGCTAGAGGAACAGATGAACTTGTTAAGAAGGGGTTAAATCTAAATCAAGCGTTGAAGAAAACATTAGGCGAAATGGGGTTAACGGAGAATGAAGCCGGCGGCCATGATATAGCAGCTGGGGCGGAGATACCGGTTGGCAGTGAAGAGACATTTATCTCATATTTGAACAAGATTATAAGGAGTCAGATAGGTGAAGTTTAA
- a CDS encoding 30S ribosomal protein S15: MARMHSKRHGKSKSVRPASKKAPEWCKRTVEEVEALIVKYSRSGEPPSKIGLILRDQHGIPLVRNITGKRITQILREKNLAPQYPEDLTNLIRKAQRLKAHLEEHPKDLHSKRGLQLIESKIHRLTKYYKNRNILPSDWKYTSATVSVSAR, translated from the coding sequence ATGGCTAGAATGCATTCTAAGAGACATGGGAAGTCAAAATCAGTTAGACCGGCTAGTAAAAAAGCACCTGAATGGTGTAAGAGAACAGTAGAGGAAGTGGAGGCGCTAATAGTTAAATATTCTAGAAGCGGTGAACCACCTTCTAAAATAGGGTTAATTTTAAGAGATCAACATGGGATCCCTTTAGTTAGAAATATAACAGGGAAAAGAATCACCCAGATACTTAGAGAGAAAAATCTGGCTCCGCAATACCCTGAGGATTTAACTAATTTGATTAGGAAAGCGCAAAGATTGAAAGCGCACTTAGAAGAACATCCTAAAGACCTTCACTCTAAACGCGGTTTACAATTAATTGAAAGCAAAATTCATAGATTAACAAAATACTATAAGAACAGGAATATTCTCCCATCAGACTGGAAGTATACTTCTGCTACTGTTTCAGTCAGCGCGCGCTAA
- a CDS encoding XTP/dITP diphosphatase has product MRRIYFATGNPHKVEEAKLILKNYNVDLAHLNIQRVEIQSTDLAEIATYSLNQIVKEFKQPVFVEDTGLFINSLNGFPGPFSSYVFKTLGNKGIIKLMKEETDRRALFKTVIAFKESDKNTVKIFVGETQGFIAEETRGVGWGYDPIFIPLEGDGRTYAEMSLEEKNMLSHRFKALKLLGESLRKV; this is encoded by the coding sequence ATGCGACGAATTTATTTTGCAACCGGGAACCCTCATAAAGTTGAGGAGGCGAAACTAATTCTTAAAAATTACAACGTGGATTTAGCTCACTTAAATATTCAGCGAGTGGAAATACAGTCAACGGATTTAGCGGAGATAGCCACTTACAGTTTAAACCAGATTGTGAAAGAGTTTAAGCAACCTGTTTTCGTTGAAGACACTGGATTGTTTATAAACAGTTTAAACGGGTTCCCCGGTCCGTTTTCATCATATGTTTTTAAAACTTTAGGGAATAAGGGGATAATAAAATTGATGAAAGAGGAAACTGATCGTAGAGCGTTATTCAAAACAGTTATAGCGTTTAAAGAATCTGATAAAAACACTGTTAAAATATTTGTAGGTGAAACACAAGGCTTCATCGCTGAGGAGACTAGAGGGGTAGGGTGGGGTTATGATCCTATATTTATTCCGCTAGAGGGTGACGGTAGAACATACGCTGAAATGAGTCTAGAAGAAAAAAACATGTTATCGCATAGGTTTAAAGCTTTAAAACTATTAGGGGAGTCTCTGAGAAAAGTTTAA
- a CDS encoding Kae1-associated serine/threonine protein kinase, translating to MLIAKGAEACLYKSRWHGFDVVVKERIKKNYRHPILDHKLRAYRTVSEARMMNEARAVGVPTPIVYDVDLENTRIIYEYIEGVKIKNIIERLGEMERRNLNRRIGLLIGLLHKHGLIHGDLTTSNMLLKSSGNIYFIDFGLCEHSNDIENKGVDLHLMKRALESTHFRIASTSFREILEGYRETAGDEAEEVIKRISLIEKRGRYISDRR from the coding sequence TTGCTAATAGCTAAAGGAGCTGAGGCCTGCTTATACAAAAGCAGATGGCATGGTTTCGACGTAGTAGTCAAAGAGAGGATTAAGAAAAATTACCGCCACCCTATATTAGATCATAAGCTTAGAGCGTATAGAACAGTGTCAGAGGCTAGGATGATGAATGAAGCCAGAGCGGTGGGGGTTCCAACACCTATCGTATACGATGTAGACTTAGAGAATACTAGAATAATTTATGAATATATCGAGGGGGTTAAAATTAAAAATATAATAGAACGGTTAGGGGAAATGGAGAGGCGAAATCTAAATAGGCGAATAGGATTATTAATCGGTTTACTTCACAAACATGGTTTAATCCACGGCGATTTAACCACTTCAAACATGCTTTTAAAAAGCTCAGGGAACATTTATTTCATAGATTTCGGTTTATGCGAGCACTCGAATGATATAGAAAATAAAGGTGTAGATTTACACTTAATGAAAAGAGCTTTAGAGAGCACACATTTCAGGATAGCTTCAACAAGTTTCAGAGAGATACTGGAAGGCTACCGTGAAACAGCGGGTGATGAAGCTGAGGAAGTGATAAAAAGAATCAGCTTAATAGAGAAGAGGGGGCGATATATTTCGGATAGAAGATGA
- a CDS encoding GTP-binding protein, whose translation MPSYKFKIPLVGDGAVGKTSLIIKFVENMFKHEYKSTIGVDIFTKSVKIDGNDVLVTLWDIAGQERFKIIRRGFFEGAAGAIIVYDVTRKETFENVESWLKEVEEFTGPIPMIICGNKIDLANQRQVSTKQGSSYASKLNKTFIETSAKTGENVENAFIELCSEILSKRKK comes from the coding sequence ATGCCATCCTACAAGTTTAAAATACCTTTAGTAGGGGATGGGGCTGTTGGTAAAACCTCCCTTATAATAAAATTCGTTGAAAATATGTTTAAACATGAATATAAATCCACGATAGGCGTTGACATATTTACTAAGTCTGTGAAAATAGATGGAAACGATGTTTTAGTGACTTTATGGGATATTGCAGGCCAGGAAAGATTTAAAATTATTAGAAGGGGTTTTTTTGAAGGAGCAGCAGGTGCTATAATAGTCTACGATGTGACTAGAAAAGAAACATTTGAAAACGTTGAAAGCTGGTTGAAAGAGGTTGAGGAATTCACCGGCCCTATACCAATGATTATATGCGGTAATAAAATAGATTTAGCCAATCAAAGACAGGTTTCAACTAAACAGGGAAGCAGTTACGCTTCTAAACTTAACAAAACATTTATAGAAACCAGCGCTAAAACCGGTGAAAACGTTGAAAACGCATTCATCGAATTATGCAGCGAAATACTTTCAAAGCGTAAAAAATAG
- a CDS encoding GTP-binding protein, whose product MSTPGNAETHFVFKVLLLGDGAVGKTSLISMFTKGFIKQDYKMTIGVDIMAKTVKVDDKIAKLSIWDLAGQQRFKAIRSAFYGGVAGAMLVFDLTRALTFKNLVNWLQELYQFGNPECPTVIIGNKCDLVELRDVRQEDIDWFVSEIGSEYIQTSAKTGENVENAFISLTRKMIEKSTGKKIRITKNQTEAKYYTTIDAESIKPNSEQTQQPSENKNSFNQVSQS is encoded by the coding sequence ATGTCCACTCCAGGAAACGCTGAAACACACTTCGTGTTCAAAGTCCTCTTACTAGGAGACGGTGCTGTAGGTAAAACTTCTTTAATCTCCATGTTCACTAAAGGCTTCATTAAACAAGATTATAAAATGACTATTGGCGTAGATATAATGGCTAAAACTGTTAAAGTCGATGATAAAATAGCTAAATTATCTATCTGGGATTTAGCTGGTCAACAAAGGTTTAAAGCGATAAGAAGCGCATTCTACGGCGGTGTAGCTGGTGCGATGCTCGTATTCGATTTAACTAGGGCTTTAACATTTAAGAATTTAGTTAATTGGCTTCAAGAATTATACCAGTTCGGTAACCCTGAATGTCCGACGGTTATAATAGGGAATAAATGCGATTTAGTAGAACTTAGAGATGTTAGACAAGAAGACATAGACTGGTTTGTCTCGGAAATAGGAAGCGAGTATATTCAGACCAGCGCTAAAACCGGTGAAAACGTTGAAAACGCATTCATAAGTCTAACTAGAAAGATGATTGAGAAGTCAACAGGTAAAAAAATACGCATTACGAAAAATCAAACTGAAGCTAAATACTACACTACCATAGACGCTGAAAGTATTAAACCCAACTCTGAGCAAACTCAGCAGCCGAGTGAAAATAAAAATTCTTTTAACCAAGTCTCCCAAAGTTAG
- a CDS encoding NTP transferase domain-containing protein: protein MRDIRLKAVVLAAGKGKRLQPLTLTKPKHLLSVGGAPILQHILNCLENAGLEEVLIVVKHMKEQIIEWFSKQNFNIKIKFKEQADFLGTANAISLAEDFTGNQPFIVVNGDILLDAAEIKRITEYHEANRPFCTLGVKKVDDPYQYGVIEIENGLIKDIVEKPSPEETSSNFISTGVMCFESDVFEFIKRTPISKRGEYEITTTLKLAIADSKKIIPYEISSWWVDIGRPWDLLEANRHIIANLTASNKGVVEEGAHIKGKVVIGKGAVIRSGAYIEGPVMIDEEADIGPNCYIRPVTYIGKRVRIGNACEIKNSIILDGTHIGHLSYVGDSIIGCDVNFGAGTKIANLRFDNKSVKVNINGVKTDSGHRKLGAIIGDNVKTGIGVNIMPGVKIGPGSAIAPNITVWVDIPPYKLVNVKLDYIYTDWKP from the coding sequence ATGCGTGATATCAGGTTGAAAGCGGTTGTTTTAGCAGCTGGTAAAGGTAAACGTCTTCAACCGTTAACTTTAACTAAACCTAAACACCTTCTATCCGTCGGCGGCGCTCCCATATTGCAACATATTTTAAACTGCTTAGAGAACGCCGGTCTAGAGGAAGTTCTCATAGTCGTCAAACATATGAAAGAGCAGATAATCGAATGGTTTTCGAAACAGAATTTTAATATTAAAATCAAGTTTAAAGAGCAGGCGGACTTCCTTGGAACCGCTAACGCGATATCTTTAGCTGAAGATTTCACCGGTAACCAACCTTTCATAGTAGTTAACGGTGACATCCTCCTAGATGCAGCCGAGATTAAAAGAATAACCGAATATCATGAAGCCAACAGACCCTTCTGCACACTTGGAGTTAAAAAAGTAGATGACCCCTACCAGTATGGTGTTATTGAGATAGAAAACGGTTTAATAAAAGATATTGTGGAGAAGCCTTCACCTGAGGAAACCTCCTCTAATTTTATAAGCACAGGTGTTATGTGCTTTGAAAGCGATGTCTTCGAGTTCATAAAAAGGACCCCTATATCGAAGAGAGGGGAGTATGAGATCACCACAACTTTGAAGCTTGCCATCGCTGATTCTAAAAAAATCATTCCGTATGAGATCTCTTCATGGTGGGTTGATATAGGCCGCCCATGGGATTTATTAGAGGCTAATCGACATATTATCGCTAATTTAACAGCTTCAAATAAGGGTGTAGTGGAGGAGGGGGCGCATATTAAAGGTAAAGTGGTAATCGGCAAAGGCGCTGTTATCCGCTCAGGAGCTTATATCGAAGGACCTGTTATGATAGATGAGGAAGCGGATATAGGACCAAACTGTTACATCCGCCCCGTTACATATATAGGTAAACGTGTTCGCATAGGAAACGCGTGTGAAATTAAAAACAGCATCATCTTAGACGGAACTCATATAGGCCATCTCTCATACGTAGGGGATAGCATCATAGGCTGTGATGTCAATTTCGGAGCTGGTACTAAAATAGCTAACCTAAGATTTGATAATAAAAGTGTTAAAGTAAATATTAACGGTGTTAAAACAGATTCAGGTCATAGAAAACTCGGCGCGATTATAGGCGATAACGTGAAAACAGGAATCGGCGTTAATATAATGCCTGGAGTTAAGATAGGACCTGGAAGCGCTATAGCCCCTAATATCACAGTCTGGGTGGATATACCTCCATATAAACTAGTCAACGTGAAGTTAGATTACATTTACACTGATTGGAAGCCTTGA
- a CDS encoding phospholipase D-like domain-containing protein — MNKKAILVFLIIAFLVTPSVISINSSISAQSPTLILGEHTGLMNVTCYSSPDSSYQVLTRYLNSAKQEIDVMIYAISHYNLIKILNDTMDRDPAIKINIIASDQHASASETTNTRSALWQLSRKANETSANLHLYWSNSSKYDYTHAKFVIIDNKTVLVQSANWAKTGVPRLTSYGNREWGVVITDQNVVNEFIDVFYSDLIISEPTYGTFYSSFSPSASSGSYTVNFPAETFNAYMKITPVFSPENSLDAILQLINSATRTLEIQQAYINLYWGDGETINPLVEAVVNAAKRGVSVRIIVEEPTTSSKNDSVNYFLNNSIPVAFSNKTLFEFCHNKGVIVDGVKVLISSINWSYESLTQNREAGVIIESEEVAQFYLEIFNYDWSVAEQLLSSSNIPIEYIGIGSIIVVVIAVIAVFLKKPRK, encoded by the coding sequence TTGAATAAGAAGGCTATCCTAGTTTTTTTAATTATAGCATTTTTGGTAACCCCCTCAGTTATTAGCATAAATTCTTCAATCTCCGCCCAGTCCCCTACGCTTATATTAGGGGAGCACACCGGCTTGATGAATGTCACTTGTTACAGCTCCCCTGATTCATCATATCAAGTTTTAACTAGATATTTGAATAGTGCTAAGCAGGAAATCGATGTAATGATATATGCGATAAGCCATTATAATCTGATTAAAATTTTAAACGATACCATGGATCGAGATCCAGCCATTAAAATAAATATAATCGCATCTGATCAACACGCGTCAGCGTCTGAAACAACTAATACCAGAAGCGCTCTTTGGCAGCTTTCTAGAAAAGCTAATGAAACTTCGGCCAATCTACACTTATACTGGTCGAATAGCAGTAAATACGATTATACTCACGCTAAGTTTGTTATAATCGATAATAAAACTGTTTTAGTTCAAAGCGCTAACTGGGCTAAAACAGGGGTGCCTAGATTAACAAGCTACGGCAACCGGGAGTGGGGTGTAGTTATAACAGATCAAAACGTTGTAAACGAGTTTATAGATGTCTTCTACAGTGATCTTATTATCTCTGAACCAACTTACGGAACTTTTTATAGTTCTTTCTCACCAAGCGCCAGCTCTGGAAGCTACACAGTTAATTTTCCAGCTGAAACATTCAATGCTTATATGAAGATAACCCCTGTTTTCTCACCTGAAAACTCCCTTGACGCAATTCTACAACTTATAAATTCAGCTACTAGAACCTTGGAAATACAGCAAGCTTATATTAACTTATACTGGGGTGACGGTGAAACTATTAACCCGCTTGTTGAAGCTGTGGTTAACGCTGCTAAAAGAGGGGTCTCAGTTAGAATAATCGTGGAGGAGCCGACCACCTCCAGTAAAAATGATTCAGTTAACTATTTCTTGAATAACTCTATACCGGTAGCCTTCTCTAATAAAACCTTATTCGAATTCTGTCATAATAAAGGTGTGATCGTTGACGGAGTGAAAGTTTTAATTTCAAGCATTAATTGGTCTTATGAATCATTAACTCAAAATCGTGAGGCAGGTGTAATAATAGAAAGCGAAGAAGTGGCTCAATTCTACTTGGAAATATTCAACTACGATTGGAGTGTCGCAGAGCAGTTGCTGTCTTCATCTAATATTCCAATCGAGTATATAGGTATAGGAAGTATAATAGTTGTAGTCATCGCTGTCATAGCCGTATTCTTGAAGAAACCTCGAAAATAA
- a CDS encoding B12-binding domain-containing radical SAM protein produces the protein MSTKEVNVIRKKYSKRLLNIGLLYPNKYQAGVESLAIQILYMLFNSESEFYCQRFYSNPPYTSMESGARLCDFKILCVTFQYENDYLNFIKTLLDAGIEPRAANRVNGPLIIAGGPCVVENPLPLTPFIDVFIIGEVEPVFPALKNAILSYISSKDLGVFKSIPGAFIPSIKEGETVRRVWAANLDDLPYPICQVLPAATGLHGHHPVAFGSSFLVEISRGCTRRCNFCLIGCQTPPYRERSLQRLEEIILNGVNKTLRNRISIISSVFSDYSNILELLKFIVDHRIYAITPSLRADSITVEIVKLIGASGEQSITIAPEAASDRLLEYLNKKLTVEDVLNAAEKIKLGGLNKMKLYFMYGLPSEEIEDTLKIKDLVDDISLKGFKKKDITVNLTPFIPKPHTPFQRMPQTPFKELVKRESLLVKNLRRAGYNVRSYDIKSAVIQTVLSRGDRRVGDVLEMAVKLGGTWLAWRRTVKKLKFNEESFIREMSDKTLPWDFIKI, from the coding sequence TTGTCAACTAAAGAAGTTAACGTTATCAGAAAAAAATATAGTAAAAGACTATTGAACATAGGTTTACTCTACCCTAACAAATATCAAGCAGGCGTTGAATCTTTAGCGATTCAAATATTATATATGCTCTTCAACTCTGAGAGTGAATTCTACTGTCAGCGATTTTACAGTAATCCACCTTACACTTCTATGGAGTCGGGAGCTAGACTATGTGATTTTAAAATATTATGCGTAACTTTTCAATATGAAAATGACTATCTCAATTTTATTAAAACGCTTTTAGACGCTGGGATTGAACCGCGTGCAGCCAATCGCGTTAACGGCCCTCTAATTATAGCCGGAGGGCCCTGTGTCGTTGAAAACCCGCTTCCCCTCACACCCTTCATAGACGTATTCATAATCGGTGAAGTTGAACCCGTATTCCCAGCTCTGAAAAACGCGATACTATCTTATATCTCTTCTAAAGACTTAGGTGTTTTTAAGAGTATACCGGGGGCATTCATCCCTTCTATAAAGGAGGGTGAAACTGTTAGACGAGTTTGGGCTGCTAATCTAGACGATCTTCCATACCCGATCTGCCAGGTTCTCCCAGCCGCCACCGGATTGCATGGGCATCATCCTGTAGCATTTGGATCTAGTTTCTTGGTTGAAATTTCAAGAGGCTGCACTAGGAGATGTAACTTCTGCCTTATTGGCTGTCAAACACCCCCCTACCGTGAGAGAAGTCTGCAAAGACTTGAAGAGATTATTTTAAACGGTGTTAATAAAACTTTAAGAAACCGTATCTCTATAATTTCATCCGTCTTCTCCGACTACTCTAATATCTTAGAACTTCTGAAATTTATTGTAGATCATAGAATTTACGCTATCACACCCTCTCTACGAGCTGATAGCATTACAGTTGAGATTGTTAAGCTAATCGGGGCCTCAGGTGAGCAAAGCATTACAATCGCCCCTGAAGCTGCATCTGATAGGCTCTTAGAGTATTTAAACAAGAAGTTGACGGTAGAAGATGTGTTAAACGCAGCGGAGAAGATTAAACTCGGCGGATTAAATAAAATGAAACTATACTTTATGTACGGGCTGCCCTCTGAAGAAATCGAGGACACTCTTAAAATAAAGGATTTAGTGGATGATATTTCGTTAAAAGGTTTTAAGAAAAAAGATATTACAGTTAACTTAACACCATTCATCCCTAAACCTCACACACCCTTTCAAAGGATGCCTCAGACGCCGTTTAAAGAACTCGTTAAACGTGAAAGCTTACTGGTTAAAAATCTTAGGAGAGCCGGATATAATGTGCGATCCTACGATATTAAATCAGCTGTTATTCAAACCGTTTTATCTAGAGGAGATAGACGTGTAGGTGATGTTTTAGAGATGGCTGTTAAGTTAGGTGGCACATGGCTTGCTTGGAGGAGAACGGTTAAAAAACTTAAATTTAACGAGGAATCGTTCATAAGAGAGATGAGTGATAAAACTCTCCCTTGGGATTTTATAAAAATATGA